In the Pedobacter cryoconitis genome, AATTAGATCTTGTGTTTCCTCCGTATCGCAGGTTCCAGTATTTTTAAGAAAGAAACCTGTGCGCATTCCCTCGGGGTCCTCAGGATGTACACTCATTTGCCAGGGCAAGGAAATACCATTTAAATAATATTGTATAACTCCTGCTGGTTCGCAACTCATCAGCATGCACATAAGTTGAAAATCTTTAGGAAGCCGAATTTTTATAGTTGTTTTCATTTTTCGCCCTTTGGATATATACTGGCATGCCAGTCTAAGATTATCTTTTTATAAGAGTTTGAATTTGCACCAATACCATTAGCGATTAATTTCACGACTTTCTTCACTGGCTCAACATGCAATTTAGCTTTATCAGCTACCCGCATACCGTCAGTATTTAAAATGGTATTATGGTATTTTTTAAAGATTTGGGTAGCCTGAGAGTTGGGAGACTCATTATGACTAGTAATAAAGTTATAGAGGGTGACATGCTTTATAAAAGCATCTATTGTATGCGCTAACTCAATGTTGAATAGTTCGCTGACCGTTCGAAAATCTTCCGGCAGATTGAGTTCTATGGTAGTTTTCATAGAGTAAAATTTTAGTTTTTTTGATAATGGTTAGTTACCATCAAAATTCAGTAGCTATTTGTGAATTATAAAATCTTTAGGTAACTAAAGAAATCCAAGAAAATGTATGCTTATAATGTTGTAAATCACATATTTCACCATCTTTTGGATGAAAAAATCAGTTGATACATAAAATATTCCCTTTACATGCATTTTTTATACAGGAATATTCTGCCGATTTTGTATTTAAATTGAAGATTTAAACCCTAAATTTGTTTTATGCCCACGATAAAAAAGGAAATTAAAGTACATCATGGACGCAACATCAAGCGTTTCAGAGACATATTAGATATTAAGCAGGAAACAATTGCTCATGAGCTTGGTGACAACTGGAACCAGGGTATGGTGTCCAGATTGGAAAAAAAGGAGACAATTGATAGACCAACAATTGAAAGAATAGCAGCTATTATGAAAATAGAGCCTGATGCAATTGAACGATTCACTGAGGATAATGTCATTCACAACATCAATTCTTTTTATGACAACAGTACTTTTAATTTTCAATGCACCTTTAATCCGGTTGATAAGTTTTTAATTGCATTGGAAGATAATAAGTCACTTTATGAGCGACTTGTGTCAAGTGAACAGGAAAAAGTGAAGATTATGGAAAAATCAAACGTTATGATTCAGGAGCTTATTAAAAACTTAAGTAAATAATTTCCCCAAAAAAATAGGGAAATATAACCTTCAGTAAAATTTACCACGTATAAAATCGTGGTTTAGATATTATATCTCTATGTTTGTTAAGAGAGCGTTAATTTGACGGGGGATTGTATTTTTATATGACCTCCGTCTATTTCCATACTTTTATAGTTAGTAAATTTTTGCCAAACAAAAATATCACAGAGCACTTATTTGTGTTTGCTTTTTTTGGCTTGCTCAAACGCTTCATCGATCATCTGGGCAATAGAGGCTTTAATACGCTCCATACCTTCATTTGAATTAAGATCAATTTCGCAAAACTGTTCTTGTTTGCTTTTTCTATATAGCATAAGTAAGTATATTCCTGCTACAAGTAAAGCCGTTCTGGCACGAATGTCAATATCTGTGTTTTGAAAATCGCTGTCTGTTAATTTAAGAAAAATACTGCCGATCCTCTCTCTTTTTGCATTTATATCTGAGAGCAATGGATTATCCTCACTGAGATGCCACATTAAAATATTTTGCTGCTCTTTATTTATTGAAAAATTCTCTAATTGTCCCAACAATAACGTTTTCATAAGTTCATTCGCATCACCGTTGGTATATTGTTTAACCAATTTTTCTGCTTGATCTTCATAAGCCAGGTAATAATCTTTTCCCTTAATGTAGGTTTCGATAAGTTTATCCACTGTTCCAAAACAATCGTATAGTGTCTTCCTATCGACATTGGCTTTTTCAACAATTTTAGCGATCCTAAGTCCTGTATAACCCTTTTCCTTAATAATTTCGCCTACAGCGGTTAATAATTTGAGTTTTGTACGTTCTTTGTCCCTAATTGGTCCTGCATATTTCCTACTTGGTTTGTCCATTTTTCGACTAATTCCCCTATTAAATTTGCGAATTTTACATGAAATATCCAATTGAATTAATGCAGTTTAAAAAAGAACAGGGAAGTTGATGCTGAACTACTTCTTTTTAAACACGTGAGTAGGTATTAAATTACTCAGTAAATGTGGTATAGCCCGTGTTTTGTATCTTTACTTGATATAAAGTATATTTGATTAATAAGTTGTTTCACTGGCAATTAATTAACGTTTTATTATTTATGAAGATATCTCAATCTATGGGTAGGTTAATTGACAGGTGGCCCGGTAAAATCTCTGGTCTCACATTGCTATGTATGTTTTTCATTAGTAATGTACAAGCACAACTTCCAATAAAGATAGTTGATGGAAAGTTAATTAGGGATGATGGAACTTTTGGAAAATTCCAAACCCAAAAGTATACACCTTTGGTCGACAGTTTAAATAAAAGCTTAAAGTTAAATCCAAAAGACACTACAAGTCTTTTTATACGTTCAACCCTTTACTTGTTTTCCAATGATGTGCAGTCAAAACCGAATCAGCGTGAAAAAGGTACTTTGGAAAATCTTATTCTAGCAAAGGACATGGTTGAAAATGCCGTTTCCTATGGTATGCAGGATATTCGTTTAAAAATTTTGCGAGCTCAGATCTACAGAGAGCTGGTATATAGGTTTACTGGTGACGAATCCTGGATGTTTGACAGTAAACAAACCGCAGTTCGCAGAAAGCAATTTAATAGGTATAAGGAGTTAGTAAATAAATACTATCAAGAGCTGGCTCTTTCTGATTCTAGTCGCGCTTACGATTATAATAAGTTGAAAGTAACATACGTATATCCTTTGTAGATTAGGTTTTTTAAATAAGAAGCCCCAATCTATTTATAAATAAATTAGGGCTTTCAAAATTAAATTGATTTATAGGTATTTGTAAAACTGGGTATGAAAGGCAACAATTAAGCCTATAATAGCCAATATTTACGGCTATTTTTTTCCAATTCGATAAAGGAATAGCATCCAAACACCGAACGCAACCAAGAACGCTGGTAAGGGGTTTTCCATGGTTGTACCAGCCAAAAAAGCTCCGGTTCCAATTATGCAGGTCAGGAAGAACAAAATTAGGTTTTTCATGATGTTCAAATTTAAGATGTTAAATTAATTAAATGCCCGTGCATGGTTTATCAAAAAACCACACAGATGTTTTGTTATGCCGCTTCTTTTAGTAATCTTTCTTTCTTCTTTTTCGCGGCTTGCTTCATATCCAACCGCCTTAATAAGGTTACTACCTTAATTTGTACATCGTCTACGATATTCCAATCTTTTTCGATATAGATATCGGTTGTACTATGCTCGCTGTCTACATGGTTTAATGCCTGAGCTACATCGTCTCTGCTCATCCTACAGGAATTACGGGCTATAGTAGCAAAACTATGTCTTGCCCAATAGAGCGTAAGTTTTTCTATTTCCGTTATCTTTCTTAGCTGTTTCATTCCCATTCCCAGTGCTTTATTGAGGCCATTAGAGTCCACATATCGGGTAGAAAGCTTTTCTATATATTTTTCCAACAATGGTCTGGCTTCATCAATAATTTTGATACTGATAAAGGCATCATCCTTTCTCTGATCCTCGGTTTTTGATCGGTTATAATCTATTCTTCCGTTTCTAATATTTCTTTTTGTTATATGATAAAAATCTACTGCATTCATCCCGCATAGATAAAACGAAAGCATGTAGAGTTCCTTTGCCATTTCTGCCCGGCTTCCTGGCTTTGTTTCACAATCACGGATAGTTCTTATTTGATCCAAAGTATTGTTTCTCTTTTTTGTTAGGGGAGTAGAACCAATTTTATACTTTTTAAAGGGATAATGCTTTATACGATAGATACCGAGGTCTTCATTATTGTACATATTTCGAGCAGCATTAAAAAGAGTTCGTAAATCACGCATATGGTTATAAAGACCACTATCTGACAAACCTTTGCTTGTTGTTTCTTTGGTGATATTCTTCTGCCCACTTTGACGAATCATTGTTCGTTCACTTCTCAAATAACGCTCATAGGAAACAAGCATGTTTGAATTGATTTCCGTTATGGATACCGCTTCTCTTTTAAAATAGTCAATTAAGCTATTACGTATTACGCGATGATTGTGAGCAGTACCCTTTTTTCCTTCCTTGTCGCTTTGAGCAATATGTTCCGAACAAAATTTGATAAAATCTACATCAGCATCTTTTTCGCGTAAATATTCGCTTAAAGATTCTACATTGAAGTAGTTGAGCTTTTCACCCAGTTCACTAATAATTCTTCGATAGCCTTTGAGTTGGTCATCGACTAGATCACTTACAAAACTGTCCTTGATTTTTAGTTTTGCTGTTAACTGTTTCTTGACTACATAGTGAACAGTATCGAAATACTTTCTTTGGCTTTTGTGATGGACGCAGATTTTCACATTGTAGGTTCCATCTGTTTTTTTGTGGTGTTCAAACACCTTGGCGCTAACGGTTGCCATAATTCTTTTAGGTTAGCACGCAGAACCGTAACTATTTCGTAACGATTTTACGTGGAGTTAAACAAAAAATTATGTAAAACCTGCTTTCAAGGCGATTCCTGAAGGCATAGTTGCTGGCAGTAACCAGCACTAAAAAAAATAAAAAAACCGTCCTCAAATTTCTTTGTAGAACGGTTTTATAGTGGGCCCAGCTGGGCTCGAACCAGCGACCAAGAGATTATGAGTCTCCTACTCTAACCAACTGAGCTATAGGCCCATACGCATTTTTTAGCTACCTGCGTGAGGCAAATCTAAACAAAATTTTTAAGACCTTAACATCTTTTTTTTCCTCAGAAAATTTTCGAAAATTTTCTAAACTTTTTTCAAAACGTCAAGCTTAAAAAGCTCATTTTCAATTCATTAGCCCGTAGATTATGAGTCTTCTACTCTAACCAGCTGAGCTAATGGCCCGCGTAAAATCTTATTAGATTTTGCGAGTGCAATGTTACATATTTGTATCGAATTTTAAAAATAGTTTGATGAAAAAAATTAAAAATATAATCTTCGATTACGGAAATGTCATCTTTGAAATAGACTTCAGAATCACACAAGAATCTCTTAAACAACTAGGTATACCAAATATAGAAACTTTTTTCGGGCACTCAGGACATCATAATTTATTTAACGAATTAGAGACCGGAGCCATCACTCCTGCTCAATTTAGAGACGGAATCAGAGAAATTGCACAAAATTCTGAACTAACCGACCAGCAAATTGATGCTGCATGGAACAGTTTATTGATCGGTGTACTCCCTGAAACGCACAACGTGCTGCTCGAAGCAAAGAAAAACTACCGGACTTTTCTTTTGAGTAACACCAACCAGATCCATTACGACTATATTATGGATTATCTTCAAAAAGAACATAACGTGCCTAACAATGATCACCTGTTTGAGAAAACCTATTACTCTCAGCTGATGAAATTCCGTAAGCCACATGTAGAAATATTCGAACAAGTCATCAAAGAAAACAATCTTAATCCAGCAGAGACGTTATTTATAGATGATACCCCAGGTCATTTGGAAGGTGCGAAAAAAGCAGGATTACAAACCTTACTCATGACAGAAAAACCAGAAAACCTGGGCACATTCTTAAAAAGTAATGGTATATTAATATAGATGAACAATACGCAGCAAATGCCCGATCATAAATACAAAACATTAAAAGAATTCTACCCGTTTTACCTGCAGGAACATCAAAATACCACAAACAGGATATTACACTTTACAGGAACAGCACTTATTGGCCTCTGCTTTATTACAGCCATGCTTTTCCACAACTTCATTTTCTTCGCACTGATTCCAGTTGTCGGGTATGGATTCGCCTGGACAGGACACTTCTTTTTTGAGAAGAATAAACCCGCCACCTTTAAATATCCATTGTTTAGCCTGGCAAGTGATTTTTTATTATTCGGTGACTTGATGATGGGCAGGCAGCCCTTCAAAGTTAAATAGCTGATATTGATAATACTTATAAATCTTAATAGACAAAATCTATAGCAGTATAGAAATTAGGTGTTGGGATACCGTAAAAATACGAGCTACTTTTAGCCAGGAAAAATGAAATAACCATGGAAGAAACGAACAAACCAACGCGCAAATTAACTACCGCATCCGGCAGACCTTATGCTGAACATGAAAATAGTCAGTCTGTAGGCAGAAGAGGCCCTTTATTATTACAAGACTTTGTCTTACATGAAAAAATGGCCCACTTTAACCGGGAACGTATCCCTGAAAGAGTGGTACATGCCAAAGGAACAGGCGCATATGGTACATTGACGATTACCCATGATATATCAAAATATACAAAGGCAAAGATTTTCAATCAAATTGGCAATACCTGTAAAATGTTTTTACGCTTCTCTACTGTAGGTGGCGAAAAAGGAAGTGCTGACTCTGAAAGAGATCCGCGTGGCTTTGCGCTTAAATTTTATACAGAAGACGGTAACTGGGATTTAGTAGGCAACAATACGCCTGTTTTCTTTATCAAAGACCCTAAAAAATTCAGTGACTTCATTCATACACAGAAACGCGAGCCAAGAACTAACTTGAAAAGCCCGACGATGATGTGGGATTTCTGGTCATTGAACCCTGAAAGTCTTCACCAGGTAATGATCCTGATGTCTGACAGAGGTACACCATTCTCTTATCGCCATATGGATGGATTTGGTAGCCATACTTATTCGATGATCAATGCTGACAACGAACGTGTATGGGTTAAATTCCACTTTAAAACTCAACAAGGGATCAAAAACTTTACGGGGCCCGAAGCAGATGCGATGCGTACACAGGATATGGATCACTCGCAACGTGATTTAGTAGAAGCAATCGACAACAAACAATTCCCAAAATGGACGATGAAAATCCAGGTGATGACAGAAGAAGAGGCAAAAACCTTTAGATGGAATCCATTCGATCTTTCTAAAATATGGCCACATGGTGAATTTCCACTAATTGAGGTCGGTGAAATTGAATTGAATCAAATTCCAAGAAACTATTTCGCACATGTGGAACAGGCGGCTTTCGCTCCTTCCAATTTGGTTGATGGAATTGGTTTCTCTCCTGACAAGATGTTACAGGGCCGTATATTATCATATGCAGATGCCCACCGTCACCGTTTAGGTGTAAATTATGAGCAGATCCCTGTAAATGCCTGCCCTTTCATGGTCAATAATTATCACCGTGACGGACAAATGCGTGTAGATGACAACGGAAATGAGGAACCTAACTACTATCCAAATAGCTTTGGTGATGTCATTCCTGATGAAAGTTATAAAGAACCAGCCTGGGAATTAGAATCTAATGTGGCTGACTGGTTTGACAGAAATGAAGGTCCAGGCGATAATGACCATTATACACAGCCAGGCGATTTATACCGCAAAGTAATGAGTGATGCAGATCGCAAAAATTTAATCAGTAATATTGTTGGTGCGATGAGCGGCATTAGCGGCCCTAGAAAGGATCAAATCATTAACCTGCAGCTTTGCCATTGGTTCAGAGCTGATATAGGCTTAGGGATGGCTATTGCAAGCGGATTAGGCATTGACGCTAGTCAAGCTATGCAGCAACAAAAACACCAGGCTTAATTTCAGCCAGACCAAACCTTTAAACAGCAAAAACCGCCTTATAAATCAATATAAGGCGGTTTTTCATTTATAATTTCAGGAAACTAACCGTTTCTTCTTTGCTTTTCTCTTGCAATCAGATCAAGTTCTCTGCTGGTTTGTCCGGCAACCGAAGTATTCTCTTGTGCACGTCTGAATAAATACGGCATAACAGCTTTAACAGGGCCGTAAGGCACATATTTAGCCACGTTATACCCTGAATCAGATAAATTAAAACTCAGGTTATCACTCATCCCTAATAACTGAGCGAAATAAACATGAGGGTGACTATGACTAATTTGATGCGCATCAAGCAACTCTGCCAATACCCTGCAACTTGCTTCATTGTGCGTACCACAAACTACACCGATCTGTTCAACATGGTCTGCGCAATAAGTAATAGCCGCATTATAATCTCTGTCTGTAGTTTCTTTATCTGGCTGGATCGGAGAAGAATAACCTCTTTCGGCCGCTCTTTTACGCTCTTTTTCCATATAAGCACCACGAACAATTTTAGCTCCTAAAATAAAGCCTGCCTCTTTAGCGACCAGGTGGTCAGCTTTTAAATGTGCAAGTTTATCATGACGGTACAATTGATAAGTATTGTAAACAATCAGCTTCTCTTTATTGAATAAGATCATCATATCTAAAGCCAGCGCATCGATCGTATCCTGAATCCAGGTTTCTTCCGCATCAATCATTACAGGTACATTTTTTTCAAATGCTGTTCTGCAGATCCGTTCACAACGATGTTTTACTTTTTCAAATTCAGCTTTTTCTTCAGCAGAAAGCGCAGCCTTAGCATCCAGTTTCTCCAATAAGCCGAAACGTCCGATACCTGTTACCTTAAAAACAGTAATTGGTACGCGTTTATCTCCCGCAGCCCGGTCTATCGTTCTGATAATCTCTGCACAGGTAAAATCAAATACATGCTCCTCTTCTTCTCCTTCTACAGAATAATCTAAGATCGTACCTACTTTCCCATCAGCCAGCAAAGCGATTGTACGCTCACACTCTGCGATAGTCTCCCCACCGCAAAACTGTTTGAAGATAGTAGATTTGATAATCCCCTGAATCGGTAATCCGATGTTTAAAAATAAATTCGTCACAGGCGGGCCCACCTGAGTCAAAAAATTGCTACTCATTATTTTGAATAACCAGTAAGCACTGTTTAGTTCTGATTTTGATTTATTACGAAAAGCTATCTCCGTATTGTCAAAATTTAGTTTTTTCCCTGGGGATACTTGCATTTGGATTGATGTATTAGTCAAACGGACGCAAAAATATAAATTCCGGGACTATCATTTGCAAAACCCTTTATAAATAATTGTAAATTTGCAGTACAATGATAGAATTTAAATTAGAAGGCGAATTTATTCCCCTTATTTCTTTGCTAAAAGCGACCGGACTTGTTCAAAGTGGCGGCGAAGCGCAAACAGTAGTAGAAGATGGCCTGGTGAAGTATAACGGCAATGTAGATTACCGCAAGCGTTTAAAAGTACGTATCGGTGATGTTGTTGATTTTATGGGCAACCAAATTAAAATAGTATAATGAATAAACTGGAAAGTGCTGGTCACAACATATATTTTGATACCAGGTTAGCACCATTGGCAGAAATCATTGAAAACGGAAAGTACAGCAATGTATTTGTTTTCGCAGACCGCAATACAGCTGAACTTTGTTTGCCTGTGTTCAGAGAGATGCTGGATGATTTTAGTGGATTTGATCTGATCGAAACTGATCCGGGAGAAGAGAACAAAAACATTGATTTTTGTATCGGTATCTGGAAAACTTTACTTGATTTTGGCGCAGACCGCAAATGCCTGGTTATTAACCTTGGTGGTGGTGTGATTACGGATATGGGTGGCTTTGTAGCCTCTACGTATAAACGTGGGGTAGATTTCATCAATATCCCTACCACGCTGCTTTCGCAGGTTGACGCTTCTGTGGGCGGGAAAACTGGTATTGACATCGATAATGTAAAGAACATGGTCGGTACTTTCAGTTTACCACAAGCCGTATTTATTGAAGCAGAATTCTTGAAAACAGTACCCCAAAGGGAAATGCTTTCAGGATTTGCGGAAATGATTAAACACGGATTAATTGCAGATCAGGAATACTATTATCAATTAAAAGCAGCTGACTATAAAAATATAACAACTGCAGCTATACACCGTTCGGTAGAGATTAAAAATGAGGTCGTAACCGCTGATCCGCAGGAAAAGGGCTTACGCAAGATCTTAAACTTTGGTCATACCATTGGTCATGCTGTGGAAAGTTATTCGTTAAGCAAAGATAAAAAGCCACTTACCCATGGAGAAGCAATTGCTATCGGCATGATCTGTGAAGCCTATCTTTCTCATAAAAACAGTACGCTGACTGCAGAAGAACTGGAAGAAATCCGTCAGTATATCTCCAAAGTTTATCCTGCTTATAAAATTAAAGAAAAATCGTTCGCCCAACTTTCTGTATTCATGCAGAGTGATAAGAAAAATGAACATGGTAATGTACTGTTTTCATTATTGCAAAGCATTGGAAAATGTACTTACAACTGTAGAGTTTCAGAAAGCGACATCGTCGAAAGTTTGGAATATTACAATTTAACTTATGCTAAATGATCCTAGAAATATAACGCTTTCCCTGTTGTTCGGCTTACTGATTGTCATTTCTATAGTGGAAATGTACATCAGTTACATGCACGACAGGAAGTTATATGCCAAAAGAGATACGTTGACAAACGTATACCTGATGGGCCTGGCTTTTTTAATCAATATATCGACTAAAACTGCCACGTTCTTTTTATTAAATTACTGTTATCAGTTCCGCCTGTTCGAAATCAAAAATATTTTTGTTTACTGGATAGTGCTGGTACTTGCACAAGACCTGTTGTATTGGGTATTACATACCTCAGGTCATTATATCAGATTTTTCTGGGCGATGCATGTGACACATCACTCGTCTGCCCTATTTAACCTGACTACAGGGTTCCGGTCCACCGTTTTTGAACCATTGTACCGGGTGTTCTTTTATTTGCCACTTGCATTTATGGGTTTCTCAGCAATAGATATCCTTTTTGCCTACCTGGTTACGCAGTTGTATGGAAATGCAGTCCATACACAGGCAGTCGGAAAATTACATCCGATTTTAGAATACTTCCTGGTTACGCCGTCTCACCACCGTGTACATCATGCCAGTAATATCCGCTATCTGGATAAAAACATGGGCATGGTCTTGATTATCTGGGACAGGATGTTCGGAACCTTCCAGGAAGAACTTCCTGAAGATAAAGTTGTCTATGGTTTGACACACCAGCCAGAGGATACGGGCCCGGTTAATATCGTTTTTCATGAGTTTAAAGCTATGACAGCAGATGTGAAACACGCCCCGGGATTTAAAAATAAACTCAGGTATATGTTTTATCCTCCGGGATGGAGCCATGACGGAAGTACACAAGTCGCGAAAGTGATGCAACAAGAATTAAAAGAGGCTGAAGAACGCGAAAAGCTGATTAAAGCTTAAGACTAGCTAACGCTGGTCATAAAAAATAAGGCCGCTGTAAATCAAATTACAGCGGCCTTATTTTTTATTAATTGTCCAATATTTATACAGTTTGACCAGGCAATCCTGTATATTTTTCCAGAGGCTATCAACAGATATTTATGGATTAAAAAAAAGTTCGCATTAATAATTATTATATAACGCCTTAATCAACACTTAATCGATATTTACAACATTATTTTTCAGAATTACGCAACAAAACGACTTATCTAACTGATAAATAGATCATTATTGGCTTTATATTTGTAGATTAGAGTTCAGGAGTAAAAAACATTCTCTGAATTATTTAACAATTAATCTTAAAATTATGGCTTTCAAAGCACAATTAACATCCATACCAGCAGATTGACTGGTCTTGTTTTCCGGTTCTTACCAAACAATTAATTGGTCAGCATCAATAGCATTTGCTAGGGATGAAGTTAGCGTATTCAGCCAGCAACCCCATTAATACTTGCAGGCTATTAACAACCAAAAAACATGGATGATCAAACAAAGAAAAATCGCGTTATCAAATACCCATGCATAAAAATGCTTGCGGTTATTTTAATTGCAGGCCAGAGCCTGGCCTGTAAACAGCCTAAATCTGAAAATATAAAAGACAGTCAACTGACGACAGTTGTTAAACTGCCGGTCAATGATCAGGTAATTATCTACATAGATAGTATTGCCAGTAAATTTGACAATCAAAAATTCAATGCTGAACAGCTAAAGCTACTTACTGATAGTTTTTCAAGCTATTTTCCAGTAGGAATTTATAAAGATGATCATTCAGTACCAGACAGTAGCATAGCTGCCGATATCAATATAAGTTCTGCTGTTGATCAGTATGATTTCGTCAATCTTTCTATACCAGAAAATATAGGCACAAAACTTTCCTTTAAACAACTGACTGCACATTTTGGCCCGGTAACACCAAGAGATACGATGTTCCCTGCTCCAAAAATGCCTTTTCCGCTTATTATTGAACTAAAAAACCATTTCCCTAATCAAAAAAGCCATGTATTTCTGAATATACAGGCTTCTGATAGCCCGGAATCAATCACTAATCAAATATCATCCATTAAAATAGTCAGATCTAAATAACCGGAGGAATATTTATGGCTTCTTACTCCATTACAAAAATAAATGAATATGATGCGCATGGCGGCCCTTCCAGCGAAAAACCTGGTGGAGATGGCCATGCAAAAACTGCTACCCGCGAAGGCCGTTATGTGATCAATAGTATTGGTAAACACGTAAGTTATGGCAAGTATGCGTATTGGTCAGGTGTAGCATGGGGTACAGAAATGCGTTTGGACGGGGACATTACCATGGTCAAAAATGGAGGTGCCTGGGTTAGATTAACAGACGTTAATGCACAATGGGGCAAATACAAAACCCAGCAAAAACAGGTGACCGAATACATCAGGCAGCAATACACAGCAATTTCTAACAGTAAAGCCTTTCCAAACCGCTGGATTTTTAATGATTTTGGCCATACCTCGGTTAAATATTTCAAAGACAACAATCACAATTGGAAACTGGACGGCAAAGAACAGGTCCTTGGCGATTTTATTCATACTACCCCACCCGATGAATACCTGACCAGTATCAATAAGGGCTCACAAATAAAACTGTCAGAATCTCATGGCTGTATCCATGTCAAACCACTTGATATTGATACGATGATTGGCAATGGTTATCTGAAAAAAGGAAACACCATTGAAGTGCATAGTTATACAGAACGAATGATCCCGGTTAGTTTAACAAGGAGCATTGCAAGACCACCTTTTGAAGTGCATTTTTATCCTGGCTTATTCAAAATCGCGATTTACCGGGTGAGTATAAAGAAATAAAATATCTATAAAGCATTTACAAAACGACTACCATGGAGAATAAAGTAAAAGTAGAAATCAATATTGAAGGTACACCTATACCGACCTTTTCGAGTTTCAATTTATATCAGAAGTTCAATGAGCATCACACGTTCGAACTTCGCTTTAATCAGGATCAGATTGAATTGCCAGGATCAGTTTCGCTGAACCGTTCCAAAGATTTTATAGGTAAAAATATAGCGATAGAGTTTGGCACTATACCAGGTAAAGGAAATCGTTTTTCGGGGATTATTACCAAAGTTGAAATTGCGCAGTCCCATGGTTTAATGGGCGATATCGTTCTTTCAGGATTTAGTCCGACTATCTTAATTGACCGTGGCCCTGATCTGGGATCTTACCTGAATAAAGACCTTAAATCAATCATTGACCAGGCGACAAAAGAAGTCCCTGTCAATGACCTGAATATGAAGGTAAAGCCGAGCCGCACCTCACCTATTGATTATTTAATTCAATACCGGGAAAGTGATTTTGAATTCATCAACAGGCTTGCTGCTCAATATCATGAGTGGTTTTTCTATGAT is a window encoding:
- a CDS encoding site-specific integrase: MATVSAKVFEHHKKTDGTYNVKICVHHKSQRKYFDTVHYVVKKQLTAKLKIKDSFVSDLVDDQLKGYRRIISELGEKLNYFNVESLSEYLREKDADVDFIKFCSEHIAQSDKEGKKGTAHNHRVIRNSLIDYFKREAVSITEINSNMLVSYERYLRSERTMIRQSGQKNITKETTSKGLSDSGLYNHMRDLRTLFNAARNMYNNEDLGIYRIKHYPFKKYKIGSTPLTKKRNNTLDQIRTIRDCETKPGSRAEMAKELYMLSFYLCGMNAVDFYHITKRNIRNGRIDYNRSKTEDQRKDDAFISIKIIDEARPLLEKYIEKLSTRYVDSNGLNKALGMGMKQLRKITEIEKLTLYWARHSFATIARNSCRMSRDDVAQALNHVDSEHSTTDIYIEKDWNIVDDVQIKVVTLLRRLDMKQAAKKKKERLLKEAA
- a CDS encoding proline dehydrogenase family protein — translated: MQVSPGKKLNFDNTEIAFRNKSKSELNSAYWLFKIMSSNFLTQVGPPVTNLFLNIGLPIQGIIKSTIFKQFCGGETIAECERTIALLADGKVGTILDYSVEGEEEEHVFDFTCAEIIRTIDRAAGDKRVPITVFKVTGIGRFGLLEKLDAKAALSAEEKAEFEKVKHRCERICRTAFEKNVPVMIDAEETWIQDTIDALALDMMILFNKEKLIVYNTYQLYRHDKLAHLKADHLVAKEAGFILGAKIVRGAYMEKERKRAAERGYSSPIQPDKETTDRDYNAAITYCADHVEQIGVVCGTHNEASCRVLAELLDAHQISHSHPHVYFAQLLGMSDNLSFNLSDSGYNVAKYVPYGPVKAVMPYLFRRAQENTSVAGQTSRELDLIAREKQRRNG
- a CDS encoding HAD family hydrolase; amino-acid sequence: MKKIKNIIFDYGNVIFEIDFRITQESLKQLGIPNIETFFGHSGHHNLFNELETGAITPAQFRDGIREIAQNSELTDQQIDAAWNSLLIGVLPETHNVLLEAKKNYRTFLLSNTNQIHYDYIMDYLQKEHNVPNNDHLFEKTYYSQLMKFRKPHVEIFEQVIKENNLNPAETLFIDDTPGHLEGAKKAGLQTLLMTEKPENLGTFLKSNGILI
- a CDS encoding catalase, with amino-acid sequence MEETNKPTRKLTTASGRPYAEHENSQSVGRRGPLLLQDFVLHEKMAHFNRERIPERVVHAKGTGAYGTLTITHDISKYTKAKIFNQIGNTCKMFLRFSTVGGEKGSADSERDPRGFALKFYTEDGNWDLVGNNTPVFFIKDPKKFSDFIHTQKREPRTNLKSPTMMWDFWSLNPESLHQVMILMSDRGTPFSYRHMDGFGSHTYSMINADNERVWVKFHFKTQQGIKNFTGPEADAMRTQDMDHSQRDLVEAIDNKQFPKWTMKIQVMTEEEAKTFRWNPFDLSKIWPHGEFPLIEVGEIELNQIPRNYFAHVEQAAFAPSNLVDGIGFSPDKMLQGRILSYADAHRHRLGVNYEQIPVNACPFMVNNYHRDGQMRVDDNGNEEPNYYPNSFGDVIPDESYKEPAWELESNVADWFDRNEGPGDNDHYTQPGDLYRKVMSDADRKNLISNIVGAMSGISGPRKDQIINLQLCHWFRADIGLGMAIASGLGIDASQAMQQQKHQA
- a CDS encoding helix-turn-helix domain-containing protein, encoding MPTIKKEIKVHHGRNIKRFRDILDIKQETIAHELGDNWNQGMVSRLEKKETIDRPTIERIAAIMKIEPDAIERFTEDNVIHNINSFYDNSTFNFQCTFNPVDKFLIALEDNKSLYERLVSSEQEKVKIMEKSNVMIQELIKNLSK
- a CDS encoding TetR/AcrR family transcriptional regulator; protein product: MDKPSRKYAGPIRDKERTKLKLLTAVGEIIKEKGYTGLRIAKIVEKANVDRKTLYDCFGTVDKLIETYIKGKDYYLAYEDQAEKLVKQYTNGDANELMKTLLLGQLENFSINKEQQNILMWHLSEDNPLLSDINAKRERIGSIFLKLTDSDFQNTDIDIRARTALLVAGIYLLMLYRKSKQEQFCEIDLNSNEGMERIKASIAQMIDEAFEQAKKSKHK
- a CDS encoding DUF962 domain-containing protein; translated protein: MNNTQQMPDHKYKTLKEFYPFYLQEHQNTTNRILHFTGTALIGLCFITAMLFHNFIFFALIPVVGYGFAWTGHFFFEKNKPATFKYPLFSLASDFLLFGDLMMGRQPFKVK